One stretch of Papaver somniferum cultivar HN1 unplaced genomic scaffold, ASM357369v1 unplaced-scaffold_154, whole genome shotgun sequence DNA includes these proteins:
- the LOC113336738 gene encoding uncharacterized protein LOC113336738, producing the protein MGNLPSAGATKVLPVDSLFNLPAPLPSWPPLPGDNNGGGFGSGSINLGGLEVQQISTFTKVWRILDGGPGNQGVTFFEPSPIPYGYFMLGSYVQQNNKPLSGWILVGKDIGNSGTLKMPVDYTLVWSSEKSTIKKDGNGYIWLPVAPEGYRSVGHVVTKSSAKPSLDKIRCVRSDLTESCERSDLLFGAGGINAYGLRPTNRATQSLSVSVGTFVAEIDGGQSSTAAMSCLKNKDSNLSCMPNLSQIQALVQTYSPWIYFHPKEQYLPSSVSWYFNNGALLYKKGDESNPAPIDPTGSNLPQGGWNDDTYWLDLPIDKDAKERVKKGDLGSSESYIHVKPMLGGTFTDLVFWFFYPFNGPGTAKVELINIPLGKIGEHIGDWEHLTLRISNFNGKLWDAYFSQHSKGSWVNASDLEFQGGNKFVTYSALHGHPFYAKPGLVLQGNASLGIGIRNDTAKSDFVMNTGERYVVVSAEYLGTVIVEPPWLNYLKKWGPKIDYNTKEEFDKIEKLLPGKLKDVFKRVINGLPREVYGEDGPTGPKMKDYWTGDERV; encoded by the exons ATGGGTAACCTTCCATCCGCCGGAGCAACTAAGGTTTTGCCTGTTGACAGTTTATTCAATCTACCCGCTCCTTTACCTTCTTGGCCGCCATTACCCG GTGATAATAATGGTGGAGGATTTGGAAGTGGGAGTATAAACCTAGGAGGACTAGAAGTGCAACAAATCTCAACGTTCACAAAAGTCTGGAGAATCCTCGACGGAGGTCCGGGAAATCAAGGGGTCACTTTTTTTGAACCGTCGCCAATTCCATATGGATATTTCATGCTTGGCAGCTACGTCCAACAGAACAACAAACCTCTTTCTGGTTGGATTCTTGTTGGAAAAGACATTGGCAACAGTGGAACGCTGAAGATGCCGGTTGATTATACACTTGTTTGGAGTAGTGAAAAGTCTACGATAAAAAAAGATGGCAATGGTTATATTTGGTTGCCTGTTGCTCCTGAAGGTTACAGATCTGTAGGTCACGTCGTCACCAAATCATCTGCAAAGCCATCTCTTGACAAAATCCGGTGCGTCCGGTCGGACCTCACTGAGTCGTGCGAGCGTTCTGATTTGTTGTTTGGAGCAG GCGGGATCAATGCATATGGTTTGAGACCAACCAACAGAGCAACTCAGTCCCTAAGTGTTTCCGTCGGTACGTTCGTGGCGGAAATTGACGGCGGACAAAGTTCAACGGCTGCCATGTCTTGTTTGAAGAACAAAGATTCTAATCTATCGTGTATGCCGAACTTGAGCCAAATTCAAGCACTAGTACAAACTTATTCACCATGGATTTACTTTCATCCAAAAGAACAATATCTCCCCTCTTCCGTGAGTTGGTACTTCAACAACGGCGCTCTTTTATACAAGAAAGGCGACGAGTCTAATCCCGCCCCAATCGATCCGACGGGTTCGAATCTTCCGCAAGGCGGTTGGAATGATGACACATACTGGTTGGACTTGCCAATTGATAAGGATGCCAAGGAGAGAGTTAAGAAAGGTGATTTAGGAAGCTCGGAATCTTATATACATGTTAAGCCAATGCTAGGTGGAACCTTCACGGATCTTGTTTTCTGGTTCTTCTACCCGTTTAATGGTCCGGGGACGGCGAAGGTGGAACTCATCAACATACCGTTAGGAAAGATTGGTGAACATATTGGCGACTGGGAGCATTTGACCTTAAGAATAAGTAATTTCAACGGGAAACTATGGGATGCTTATTTCTCACAGCACAGTAAAGGAAGTTGGGTGAATGCATCAGACCTGGAGTTCCAAGGTGGAAACAAGTTTGTAACGTATTCCGCGCTGCATGGCCATCCATTTTACGCGAAACCAGGATTGGTTCTCCAGGGGAATGCTAGTCTTGGCATTGGCATACGGAACGATACCGCTAAGAGTGACTTTGTGATGAATACAGGAGAGAGATATGTTGTAGTGTCAGCGGAGTACTTGGGTACGGTAATCGTTGAGCCTCCTTGGTTGAACTATTTGAAGAAATGGGGTCCGAAAATCGACTACAATACTAAGGAGGAATTTGATAAGATTGAGAAATTACTTCCTGGAAAGCTTAAGGATGTATTCAAGCGCGTCATAAATGGTCTGCCGAGAGAAGTTTATGGAGAAGACGGACCTACTGGCCCCAAGATGAAGGATTATTGGACAGGAGATGAGCGAGTTTAA